The Mesomycoplasma ovipneumoniae genome includes a region encoding these proteins:
- a CDS encoding IS1634 family transposase yields the protein MKKQNLVLFNVWGNSKDKLYKYVGWTQGYGKAPKRWFSLGNVQNLEKINPNAIQIIKEKLKLFSNLDDMNKVKIALLDSIKNSTIIEGSVFVGGELIEKLIEKHNIFESLPKSRHKNMKEIFNYLISKRITDPGSIINAFDKKDDYSNQINTSKNSFYRLLDLVFESQNQLLNSVNKMVTSELGKRDNEFYFDSSTVYFETFERNGLRIPGYSKDAKFKEDQIVIGLACDKNGIPFHIKVFKGNTADSSTLIPFVLDVESKYNIKNMTIIADRGMSTAANIRFLESRNYNFIISYRAKVGTQKFKNYLLDPSDYVNVSADFKYKKEEFYSSYKNKRYTENIRRRIITYSTKRAIKDRKAREEQIQSFIKKQNKDGFIEVNKLFGKKPKYFKEISNMKFELDQSKIDKDKQFDGYYVYETNMLNLNVLDIVEKYQKQWNIEANFRSLKGLLNIRPVFLRIDEHILAHTLLCFISLVILKTIIFKINKHISDNKLFENNQLTEVGLVTMLQKLRQRVEFNTLDQQMIFKNRDGVPSDPNIWNRYDFYFNILINR from the coding sequence ATGAAAAAACAAAATTTGGTTTTATTTAATGTTTGAGGAAACTCGAAAGATAAACTATATAAATATGTTGGCTGAACACAAGGTTACGGTAAAGCTCCAAAACGGTGATTTAGTTTAGGAAATGTGCAAAATTTGGAAAAAATTAATCCAAATGCTATTCAAATTATCAAAGAAAAGTTGAAATTGTTTTCAAATTTAGATGACATGAATAAAGTCAAGATTGCTTTGCTTGATTCTATTAAAAATTCCACCATAATCGAAGGTTCGGTTTTTGTTGGTGGGGAATTAATTGAAAAACTTATTGAAAAGCACAATATTTTTGAATCACTTCCTAAAAGTAGACATAAAAATATGAAAGAAATTTTTAACTACTTAATTTCAAAACGGATCACTGATCCTGGCAGCATTATTAATGCTTTTGATAAAAAAGATGACTACTCAAATCAAATAAATACTTCCAAAAATAGCTTTTATAGACTCTTAGATCTTGTCTTTGAGTCACAAAATCAACTTTTAAATAGTGTCAACAAAATGGTAACAAGTGAACTTGGAAAAAGGGACAATGAATTTTATTTTGACTCATCAACAGTCTATTTTGAGACATTTGAAAGAAATGGATTAAGAATTCCTGGTTATTCTAAAGATGCTAAATTCAAAGAAGACCAAATTGTCATTGGCTTAGCGTGTGATAAAAATGGTATTCCTTTTCATATTAAAGTTTTTAAAGGAAATACAGCCGATTCTAGTACATTAATCCCTTTTGTATTAGATGTTGAATCCAAATATAATATCAAAAATATGACAATAATCGCTGATCGCGGCATGTCAACTGCTGCAAATATTCGATTTCTTGAATCAAGAAACTATAATTTCATTATTTCTTATCGTGCAAAGGTAGGAACTCAAAAATTTAAAAATTATTTACTAGATCCTAGCGATTATGTTAATGTAAGTGCGGATTTTAAGTATAAAAAAGAAGAATTTTATTCATCTTATAAGAATAAAAGATACACCGAAAATATTAGAAGAAGAATTATTACTTACAGTACAAAAAGAGCGATAAAAGACAGAAAAGCTCGCGAAGAGCAAATCCAAAGTTTTATCAAAAAACAAAATAAAGACGGTTTTATCGAGGTAAACAAATTGTTTGGTAAAAAACCTAAATATTTTAAGGAAATTTCAAACATGAAATTTGAATTAGATCAAAGTAAAATTGACAAAGACAAACAGTTTGATGGTTACTATGTTTATGAAACAAATATGCTAAATTTGAACGTCTTAGACATAGTTGAAAAATACCAAAAACAGTGGAATATTGAAGCTAATTTTAGAAGTCTAAAAGGTTTGTTGAATATTCGGCCCGTATTTTTAAGAATTGACGAGCATATCCTAGCTCATACACTTTTGTGTTTTATCTCGCTAGTTATTTTAAAAACTATAATCTTTAAAATCAACAAACATATCAGCGATAACAAGTTATTTGAAAACAATCAATTAACTGAGGTTGGTTTAGTAACGATGTTACAAAAATTGAGACAAAGGGTTGAATTTAACACTTTAGATCAGCAAATGATATTTAAAAATCGCGATGGTGTCCCTAGTGATCCGAATATTTGAAATAGGTACGATTTTTACTTTAATATCTTAATAAATAGGTAA
- a CDS encoding ABC transporter permease subunit yields MKMTIISAFKNKPYQRFKKTKLFFTFVFLVLFIVSFYSIFSEINYNGWTLFKKNLTDLFAFSNKHPYYSDSVFSLSMRFLWITIKYTFLGTFIGATLAFFSALFSSQFIKNKYLKSIIWWIIIILKSFPITFIIDPLKLIFAPKLAAILIVTWFSWIWLHRYFYSFLNSLDLSGYQKAIIKGKNRFFAFKNEILPFVINKFFGLFLFSFEANIRWTTIISATGVIGIGILINDGVQNPALGWKIVGIPLAVLLVFATFLEFLIIFFNKFILHKRSVNINQKNKYILWLKVNYNWILRIFFGFLILTLLIISILDIESWNVNQHQINRFFGSLFVIDWSVFLQGQLDNPIYMVWKLLAQVIVCLAIIGVVSILWLLAANEKLNHWIKWSFFKFLLNFFRIIPSIVIFYLFLSFAVQPILWVTFLVGIKNGLGMAKKLNETLNSIDWQKYKLLRLRQWSKFKTITHYIFPLIYKEYFKYLSVQISDSIHDLLLYGIFGGSLLGQKLTTLSQTGIAGDRTAFFTFSWVTWFLILSIEIIIISIQNNYFKKILAIMVKLKNMIFNIGAKKYLL; encoded by the coding sequence ATGAAGATGACGATCATTAGCGCATTTAAAAACAAGCCTTACCAAAGATTTAAAAAAACAAAACTTTTTTTCACATTTGTTTTTTTAGTTTTGTTTATTGTATCTTTTTACTCAATTTTTTCCGAAATTAATTATAATGGTTGAACCCTTTTTAAAAAAAATTTAACCGACTTGTTTGCTTTTTCAAACAAACATCCTTATTATAGTGATTCAGTTTTTTCTTTAAGCATGAGATTTTTATGGATCACAATTAAATACACATTTCTTGGCACTTTTATCGGTGCAACTCTTGCTTTTTTTTCTGCGCTTTTTAGCTCACAATTTATTAAAAATAAATATTTAAAAAGCATAATTTGATGAATTATTATAATTCTTAAATCCTTTCCAATCACGTTTATAATTGATCCTTTAAAACTTATTTTTGCTCCAAAATTAGCGGCAATTTTAATTGTGACTTGATTTTCTTGAATTTGGTTACATCGGTATTTTTATTCTTTTTTAAATTCACTTGATTTAAGCGGGTATCAAAAAGCGATAATTAAAGGAAAAAATCGCTTTTTTGCATTTAAAAATGAAATTTTACCTTTTGTAATTAATAAATTTTTTGGGCTATTTTTATTCAGTTTTGAAGCAAATATTCGCTGAACAACGATTATTTCTGCAACTGGAGTCATTGGTATTGGAATTTTAATTAATGATGGGGTTCAAAATCCTGCATTGGGTTGAAAAATTGTCGGAATTCCACTTGCAGTTTTATTGGTCTTTGCAACTTTTTTGGAATTTTTAATAATTTTCTTTAATAAATTTATATTACACAAAAGATCTGTTAATATAAACCAAAAAAATAAATATATTTTATGGTTAAAAGTAAATTACAATTGAATTTTAAGGATTTTTTTTGGATTTCTTATATTAACCTTATTAATTATTAGCATTTTGGATATTGAGTCATGAAACGTTAATCAACATCAAATTAATCGTTTTTTTGGATCACTTTTTGTTATTGACTGAAGTGTTTTTTTACAAGGACAATTAGACAATCCAATTTACATGGTTTGAAAACTTTTAGCTCAAGTTATTGTCTGTCTTGCAATTATTGGAGTAGTTTCAATTTTATGACTACTGGCTGCAAATGAAAAATTAAACCATTGAATTAAATGATCATTCTTTAAATTTTTGCTTAATTTTTTTAGAATAATACCATCAATTGTTATTTTTTATCTTTTCTTGAGTTTTGCTGTTCAACCAATTTTATGGGTAACATTTCTTGTTGGTATTAAAAACGGCCTTGGAATGGCAAAAAAATTAAATGAAACTCTTAATTCGATCGACTGGCAAAAATACAAATTGCTAAGACTTCGCCAATGAAGTAAATTTAAGACAATAACTCACTATATTTTCCCATTAATTTATAAGGAATATTTTAAATATTTATCGGTTCAAATTTCAGATTCAATTCATGATTTGCTTCTTTATGGAATTTTTGGCGGATCTTTATTGGGACAAAAGCTCACAACCCTTTCCCAGACAGGTATTGCCGGTGATAGAACTGCATTTTTTACTTTTTCGTGAGTAACATGGTTTTTAATTTTATCTATCGAAATTATTATTATATCTATTCAAAACAATTATTTTAAAAAAATACTCGCGATTATGGTCAAATTGAAAAATATGATTTTTAATATTGGGGCAAAAAAATATTTATTATAA
- a CDS encoding ATP-binding cassette domain-containing protein: MPNQNQTKNCLIFEDFSFRHDKNGKNLINPLNFKLCNTELLFVIGPSGQGKSSFFLSILQNIFVSGKLIWQEQNLLDQNKKNKKKFLKTVGYLTQTPTSINFQSVYLNLAKNLPKYKNIFYSLFAIPTKSQREQIIKIMSQLGLEEKIYSIFQDLSGGQQQRVEIAKLMLHHPKIILADEPTSALDPKTAAKIIDLIIDFGKLNNSITIIISHNINLVKKYDGRILLINNGNANFYNSFSDIDQEQIDSIFGKDDNEDDDH, translated from the coding sequence ATGCCCAATCAAAATCAAACTAAAAACTGTCTAATTTTTGAAGATTTTTCATTTAGACATGACAAAAACGGAAAAAATTTAATAAATCCTCTTAATTTTAAGTTATGTAATACAGAACTTTTATTTGTAATTGGCCCAAGTGGTCAAGGTAAGTCTTCGTTTTTTCTGTCAATTTTACAAAATATTTTTGTTTCAGGTAAACTAATTTGGCAAGAGCAAAATTTATTGGATCAAAACAAAAAAAATAAAAAAAAATTTTTAAAAACAGTTGGATATCTTACTCAAACACCAACTTCAATAAATTTTCAAAGCGTTTATTTAAATTTAGCAAAAAATTTACCTAAGTATAAAAATATTTTTTATAGTTTATTTGCAATTCCAACCAAAAGCCAACGAGAACAAATAATTAAAATTATGAGCCAACTTGGTTTGGAAGAAAAAATTTACTCTATTTTTCAGGACTTATCTGGAGGTCAGCAACAGCGAGTTGAAATTGCAAAGCTCATGTTACACCACCCAAAAATAATTCTTGCTGATGAGCCAACTTCGGCTCTTGATCCAAAAACAGCTGCAAAAATCATTGATTTAATTATTGATTTTGGAAAATTAAATAATTCAATCACAATTATTATTTCTCATAATATTAATTTAGTGAAAAAATATGATGGCAGAATTTTACTAATAAACAATGGAAATGCTAACTTTTATAATTCATTTTCAGATATTGACCAAGAACAAATAGATTCAATATTTGGTAAGGATGACAATGAAGATGACGATCATTAG
- the cypl gene encoding ABC transporter thiamine pyrophosphate-binding lipoprotein p37/Cypl, with protein MTKKNKFHSKKRNFLKKLSFLSSFLTVPLVISACINTSDQNPEQLAQTWDTKVNLGLGQSWFKLKSKEPDRVNKFLSNLTEEFKKLKEANPQTKDLPDVSFDFVGNDDAKSKILQLKSSNNSANALDFVIADATTTIEDDQDKQLYNGLQTLTWAFKNSPESPVFYTNGTENDPLYKGAKQLNELFNKTPYNEWSSDPNDAQKWDTIAYRFLYDESNPRKIISYYRGMIMIYGDEKTRAEIKKSWHDKDWPKFRNYGIIHGNLTSAGTFKMQNYILKKHFGSSFRSASLNEDRLGHSDKYIQGDGHAIGQDPNFRIAFDDEASFAWTENKKDSKQYTSSETDSKPDSKVEIFMLTNPASYDIGSFRPKFSKIQADLISQAFINLAKNGKDEYGPNVGYNGYRKVNQQDPEFRKIYAQSKSN; from the coding sequence ATGACGAAAAAAAATAAATTTCACTCTAAAAAAAGAAATTTTTTAAAAAAATTGTCTTTTCTTTCTTCTTTTTTAACAGTACCATTAGTGATTTCTGCATGTATCAATACTTCAGATCAAAATCCAGAGCAACTAGCTCAAACATGAGATACAAAAGTTAACCTTGGTTTAGGTCAAAGTTGATTTAAACTTAAATCTAAAGAACCTGATCGCGTTAATAAATTTCTTAGCAATTTAACAGAAGAATTTAAGAAACTAAAAGAGGCAAATCCACAAACTAAAGACTTGCCTGATGTGAGTTTTGATTTTGTTGGAAATGATGATGCAAAATCAAAAATTTTGCAATTAAAATCATCAAATAACTCAGCTAATGCTCTCGATTTTGTAATTGCTGATGCAACTACAACTATCGAGGATGACCAAGACAAACAACTTTATAATGGTCTCCAGACTTTAACATGAGCTTTTAAAAATAGCCCTGAATCGCCGGTTTTTTACACCAATGGAACAGAAAATGACCCATTATATAAAGGGGCAAAACAATTAAATGAACTATTTAATAAAACTCCTTATAATGAATGGTCAAGTGACCCAAACGATGCGCAAAAATGAGACACAATTGCCTATCGATTTTTATATGATGAATCAAACCCACGAAAAATAATTTCATATTACCGTGGTATGATTATGATTTATGGCGATGAAAAAACAAGAGCTGAAATTAAAAAAAGTTGACATGATAAAGACTGACCTAAATTTAGAAATTATGGAATAATTCACGGAAATCTAACTTCTGCTGGAACATTTAAAATGCAGAATTATATTCTAAAAAAACATTTTGGTTCAAGTTTTAGATCGGCTAGTTTAAATGAAGATCGGCTAGGACATTCAGATAAATATATTCAAGGGGATGGACATGCAATTGGTCAAGATCCAAATTTTAGAATTGCTTTTGATGATGAGGCTTCTTTTGCTTGAACTGAAAATAAAAAAGATTCAAAACAATATACTTCAAGCGAAACAGACTCTAAACCAGACTCAAAAGTTGAAATTTTTATGCTAACAAACCCAGCTTCATATGATATTGGTTCATTCCGCCCAAAATTCAGTAAAATTCAAGCTGATTTAATTTCTCAAGCATTTATTAACCTGGCAAAAAACGGAAAAGATGAATACGGTCCAAACGTTGGGTACAATGGTTATAGAAAAGTAAATCAACAAGACCCTGAATTCCGTAAGATTTATGCCCAATCAAAATCAAACTAA
- a CDS encoding restriction endonuclease subunit S, whose translation MYPVYSSQTKNQGIFGYYNEYLAQKKIIFSTHGNPGSAKFVEEKFFATSNCGILTSKKYPESTLFAIQFEKNSKKFISQSTIPHLISSNVLKIELKFTPDVIEQQKISQLFETFDSLVLAYEQKVEYLKNLRNSFISKMFI comes from the coding sequence ATCTACCCGGTTTATTCATCACAAACAAAAAATCAGGGAATATTTGGGTATTACAACGAATATTTGGCGCAGAAAAAAATAATTTTTTCAACTCACGGAAATCCTGGATCGGCTAAATTTGTTGAAGAAAAATTTTTTGCAACCTCTAATTGTGGAATCTTGACTTCAAAAAAATATCCTGAAAGTACACTTTTTGCAATTCAGTTCGAAAAAAACTCCAAAAAATTCATTTCTCAAAGTACAATCCCGCATTTAATTAGCTCAAATGTACTCAAAATTGAGCTAAAATTCACCCCAGATGTTATCGAACAACAAAAAATTTCGCAACTTTTTGAGACTTTTGACTCACTAGTTCTCGCTTATGAGCAAAAAGTTGAATATTTAAAAAATTTAAGAAATAGTTTTATAAGTAAAATGTTTATATAA
- a CDS encoding restriction endonuclease subunit S: MLKKICSPQIRFKQFDSAWLTKKVGDLFLINRSGNLTKKYFRAFVSTKYIYPVYSSQIENNGILGYYKDFLAENAITWTASGNAGIVNFRKEKFFATADCGILISKKYKANEFFAIAIGINTRDHITQGPIPHLISSEMAKVELKFTPDISEQRKISQLFETFENLANKLEEKIQFLKNLKNDFSNKMFANLNSDFPSIRFKGFKSTWITDQVKNLFEISRGQTLSKNQIKTRPVERERERERERERERLHLPGLFITNKKSGNIWVLQRIFGAEKNNFFNSRKSWIG, from the coding sequence ATGTTAAAAAAAATATGTTCCCCACAAATTAGATTTAAACAATTTGACTCAGCATGACTAACAAAAAAAGTAGGGGACTTATTTTTAATAAATCGAAGCGGTAATTTAACCAAAAAATATTTTCGCGCGTTTGTTTCAACAAAATATATCTATCCAGTTTATTCTTCACAAATAGAAAATAACGGAATTTTGGGCTATTATAAAGACTTTTTGGCTGAAAATGCAATAACATGGACAGCAAGCGGGAATGCTGGAATTGTCAATTTTCGAAAAGAAAAATTTTTTGCAACCGCTGACTGTGGAATTTTAATCTCAAAAAAGTACAAAGCAAACGAATTTTTTGCAATTGCAATTGGTATCAACACTCGCGATCATATTACCCAAGGGCCAATTCCACATTTAATTAGTTCAGAAATGGCCAAAGTTGAGCTAAAATTTACCCCTGATATCAGCGAGCAGAGAAAAATTTCGCAACTTTTTGAAACTTTTGAAAATTTAGCTAATAAACTTGAAGAAAAAATACAGTTCCTGAAAAATCTTAAAAATGATTTCAGTAATAAAATGTTTGCTAATTTAAATTCAGATTTTCCTTCAATTAGATTCAAAGGTTTCAAATCAACCTGAATTACTGATCAAGTCAAAAATTTATTCGAGATTTCCCGAGGACAAACACTAAGCAAAAACCAAATAAAAACTAGACCTGTAGAGAGAGAGAGAGAGAGAGAGAGAGAGAGAGAGAGAGAGAGGCTACATCTACCCGGTTTATTCATCACAAACAAAAAATCAGGGAATATTTGGGTATTACAACGAATATTTGGCGCAGAAAAAAATAATTTTTTCAACTCACGGAAATCCTGGATCGGCTAA
- the glpK gene encoding glycerol kinase GlpK, whose translation MDNTINQKYIMTLDSGTTSCRSLVFDKNGDVISISQKEFQQYYPQSGWVEHDANEIWNTQLYTMQSAKTRANLKSDNFIALGVTNQRETVVLWDKTTGEPVYNAIVWQDRRTSDFCDELISQGHQDYIREKTGLLINPYFSATKIRWILKNVQKAKEVLAQGNLLAGTIDTWLVWKLTQGKTHATDVSNASRTMMFDIKEKKWDQKILDLLEIPVEILPKVLPSAADYGIVEPSFWSINAKGKVPIYGVIGDQQSALFGQLCTEVGMVKNTYGTGCFTLANTGQKIVQSKNNLLTTIAWQIGDSPVEYALEGSVFIAGATIQWLRDGLGIIENAADTDYFISKTDKDDHRTILVPSFTGLGAPYWDSYSRGAIFGLERGTRKEHIIKAALESIAFQSNDLIKAMKSDLGQEITLMKVDGGVSKSDFLMQFQSSISELEISRPKNTETTAMGAAFLAGLHAKFWKSIDELKQISQIDKTFKPQLDQNQVQKLVANWDLAVKKTLNWVKDIK comes from the coding sequence ATGGACAACACCATCAATCAAAAATATATAATGACACTCGATTCAGGAACAACTTCATGCCGAAGCTTGGTTTTTGATAAAAATGGCGATGTAATTTCCATTTCTCAAAAGGAATTTCAACAATATTATCCACAATCAGGTTGAGTTGAACATGATGCAAATGAAATTTGGAATACTCAACTTTACACAATGCAAAGCGCCAAAACTCGCGCTAATTTAAAATCAGATAACTTTATCGCGCTTGGGGTCACAAACCAACGTGAAACTGTGGTTTTGTGAGACAAAACAACCGGTGAGCCGGTTTATAATGCGATCGTTTGGCAAGATCGCCGTACAAGTGACTTTTGTGATGAATTAATTTCACAAGGACACCAAGATTATATTAGAGAAAAAACTGGACTTTTAATTAATCCGTATTTTAGTGCAACAAAAATACGTTGGATTTTAAAAAATGTCCAAAAAGCTAAAGAAGTTTTGGCCCAAGGAAATCTTCTTGCCGGAACAATTGACACTTGACTTGTTTGAAAATTAACTCAAGGAAAAACTCACGCAACTGATGTCTCAAATGCATCAAGAACAATGATGTTTGATATCAAAGAGAAAAAATGAGACCAAAAAATACTTGATTTATTAGAAATACCAGTCGAAATTTTGCCAAAAGTTTTACCTTCTGCGGCCGATTATGGAATCGTTGAACCAAGTTTTTGATCAATTAATGCAAAAGGAAAAGTGCCAATTTATGGAGTTATTGGTGACCAACAATCTGCTTTATTTGGTCAACTTTGCACTGAAGTTGGAATGGTAAAAAATACCTATGGAACAGGATGTTTTACCTTAGCAAATACAGGCCAAAAAATTGTGCAGTCAAAAAACAATCTTTTAACAACAATTGCCTGACAAATTGGTGATAGTCCGGTTGAATATGCCCTTGAAGGTTCAGTTTTTATTGCTGGTGCAACAATTCAGTGACTTCGTGATGGACTTGGAATAATCGAAAATGCCGCTGATACTGATTATTTTATTTCCAAAACTGATAAAGACGACCACCGGACAATTTTAGTTCCATCTTTTACTGGACTTGGAGCTCCTTATTGAGATTCTTATTCTCGGGGTGCAATTTTTGGTCTTGAAAGAGGAACAAGAAAAGAACATATTATTAAAGCAGCCCTTGAGTCAATCGCTTTTCAGTCAAATGACTTAATCAAAGCGATGAAATCTGACTTAGGTCAAGAAATTACACTAATGAAAGTTGATGGTGGTGTTTCTAAAAGCGATTTTTTAATGCAATTCCAGTCATCAATTTCTGAGCTTGAGATCTCAAGGCCAAAAAACACCGAAACAACAGCAATGGGAGCGGCTTTTCTTGCAGGATTGCATGCAAAATTCTGAAAATCAATTGACGAATTAAAACAAATTTCACAAATTGACAAAACATTTAAGCCACAACTTGACCAAAATCAGGTTCAAAAACTAGTTGCAAACTGAGATCTTGCTGTTAAAAAAACTCTAAATTGAGTCAAAGACATAAAATAA
- a CDS encoding MIP/aquaporin family protein, whose translation MENIIYLSEFLGTATLILLGNGVNYSVSATKMFANQSGKWIVIALGWALGVLLGIMVANGIAGNISVAHLNPAVSIFFAINQKNAELLALIPLQILGAIFGQIILNTINWSHIKETKAEVIASCHHTGPAFKKSYVSNFLYEFIGTIVLLATIAFLDKSFQTMGPVIVALIVLSIGLSLGSSTGYAINPARDFGPRFIFFLTSFVLKKHNNFLNVNNWKEIYGFDYSWNPIIAPSLAAVLLGFAI comes from the coding sequence ATGGAAAATATCATTTATTTATCTGAATTTCTGGGAACGGCAACGCTAATTTTGCTAGGAAATGGCGTTAATTATTCTGTAAGTGCAACAAAAATGTTTGCAAATCAATCAGGAAAATGGATTGTTATTGCCCTTGGTTGGGCTCTTGGTGTGCTTTTAGGAATTATGGTTGCTAACGGAATAGCCGGTAATATTTCTGTTGCCCATTTAAATCCTGCAGTTTCAATTTTTTTTGCTATCAACCAAAAAAACGCCGAACTTTTAGCACTTATTCCTTTGCAAATATTAGGGGCAATTTTTGGCCAGATAATTCTAAATACGATTAACTGAAGTCATATTAAAGAAACAAAAGCAGAAGTTATTGCCTCATGTCACCACACCGGACCGGCATTTAAAAAATCTTATGTAAGCAACTTTTTATACGAATTTATCGGAACTATTGTCTTACTTGCCACAATTGCCTTTTTGGATAAATCATTTCAAACAATGGGACCAGTAATTGTTGCACTAATCGTGCTTTCAATTGGACTATCTCTTGGTTCTTCAACTGGTTATGCTATAAATCCTGCGCGTGATTTTGGTCCAAGATTTATCTTTTTCCTTACTTCATTTGTCTTAAAAAAACATAATAATTTCTTGAATGTTAATAATTGAAAAGAAATTTATGGATTTGATTATTCATGAAATCCAATTATTGCCCCTAGTTTAGCCGCGGTTTTACTAGGTTTTGCGATTTAA